One part of the Arabidopsis thaliana chromosome 1 sequence genome encodes these proteins:
- a CDS encoding Heavy metal transport/detoxification superfamily protein (Heavy metal transport/detoxification superfamily protein; FUNCTIONS IN: copper ion binding, metal ion binding; INVOLVED IN: copper ion transport, metal ion transport; CONTAINS InterPro DOMAIN/s: Heavy metal transport/detoxification protein (InterPro:IPR006121); BEST Arabidopsis thaliana protein match is: Heavy metal transport/detoxification superfamily protein (TAIR:AT1G06330.1); Has 899 Blast hits to 889 proteins in 44 species: Archae - 0; Bacteria - 0; Metazoa - 3; Fungi - 15; Plants - 881; Viruses - 0; Other Eukaryotes - 0 (source: NCBI BLink).) — MEVPMDCPGCENKVRKALEKMNGVHDVQIDIKQQRVTVTGSAEQKKVLKVARNVTKRDICLWSYPYHPESNGYNDRYFKKKFRKRINMSVNGEKVSSYNYHKHGYHGHEHGYYQERPYSGLINPSASSMFSEENPHFCSIM, encoded by the exons ATGGAAGTGCCAATGGACTGTCCCGGTTGCGAGAACAAAGTTAGGAAAGCTCTTGAAAAGATGAACG GAGTCCACGATGTTCAGATAGACATAAAACAGCAGAGAGTAACGGTGACTGGTTCGGCCGAGCAGAAGAAAGTTCTGAAAGTTGCAAGGAATGTTACAAAGAGAGATATATGCTTATGGTCGTACCCTTACCACCCTGAATCTAATGGATATAACGACAGGTActtcaagaagaagtttcGCAAAAGAATCAACATGTCGGTGAACGGTGAGAAAGTGAGTTCCTATAACTACCACAAGCATGGCTACCACGGACACGAGCATGGATACTATCAAGAACGGCCTTATTCAGGTCTTATCAATCCGAGCGCTAGCTCCATGTTCAGTGAAGAAAACCCTCATTTCTGCAGCATCATGTGA
- a CDS encoding Papain family cysteine protease (Papain family cysteine protease; FUNCTIONS IN: cysteine-type endopeptidase activity, cysteine-type peptidase activity; INVOLVED IN: proteolysis; LOCATED IN: endomembrane system; CONTAINS InterPro DOMAIN/s: Peptidase C1A, papain (InterPro:IPR013128), Proteinase inhibitor I29, cathepsin propeptide (InterPro:IPR013201), Peptidase C1A, papain C-terminal (InterPro:IPR000668), Peptidase, cysteine peptidase active site (InterPro:IPR000169); BEST Arabidopsis thaliana protein match is: Cysteine proteinases superfamily protein (TAIR:AT1G29090.1); Has 7819 Blast hits to 7758 proteins in 724 species: Archae - 63; Bacteria - 249; Metazoa - 3289; Fungi - 4; Plants - 1890; Viruses - 133; Other Eukaryotes - 2191 (source: NCBI BLink).), which translates to MDFVEFVCVVLTIFFMDLKISEATSRVALYKPSSIVDYHQQWMIQFSRVYDDEFEKQLRLQVLTENLKFIESFNNMGNQSYKLGVNEFTDWTKEEFLATYTGLRGVNVTSPFEVVNETKPAWNWTVSDVLGTNKDWRNEGAVTPVKSQGECGGCWAFSAIAAVEGLTKIARGNLISLSEQQLLDCTREQNNGCKGGTFVNAFNYIIKHRGISSENEYPYQVKEGPCRSNARPAILIRGFENVPSNNERALLEAVSRQPVAVAIDASEAGFVHYSGGVYNARNCGTSVNHAVTLVGYGTSPEGMKYWLAKNSWGKTWGENGYIRIRRDVEWPQGMCGVAQYASYPVA; encoded by the exons ATGGACTTCGTAGagtttgtgtgtgttgttCTAACCATATTTTTCATGGATCTAAAGATCTCTGAAGCTACATCTCGTGTCGCTTTGTACAAGCCATCATCCATTGTTGATTACCACCAGCAATGGATGATTCAATTTTCTCGAGTTTATGACGATGAATTTGAGAAACAGTTGAGGCTTCAAGTGCTCACggaaaatttgaaattcatTGAGAGCTTCAATAATATGGGGAATCAAAGCTACAAACTTGGTGTTAACGAGTTCACAGATTGGACTAAAGAGGAGTTCCTTGCCACCTACACCGGTCTCAGAGGCGTTAATGTAACTTCACCATTCGAAGTGGTTAATGAAACGAAGCCAGCTTGGAATTGGACCGTCAGTGATGTCCTTGGCACGAACAAAGATTGGAGAAACGAAGGAGCCGTAACACCTGTGAAATCCCAAGGAGAATGTG GAGGTTGTTGGGCATTCTCAGCGATAGCAGCGGTGGAAGGTCTGACAAAGATTGCCCGTGGAAACCTCATATCACTATCCGAACAACAACTTCTAGATTGCACCAGAGAGCAGAACAATGGTTGCAAGGGAGGAACATTTGTAAATGCTTTCAACTACATAATTAAACACCGAGGCATTTCTTCAGAAAACGAATACCCTTACCAAGTGAAAGAGGGCCCATGCCGGTCCAACGCTAGACCCGCCATACTAATCAGAGGGTTCGAAAACGTTCCAAGCAACAACGAGCGTGCGTTACTCGAAGCCGTGTCAAGACAACCTGTCGCAGTGGCCATTGATGCCAGTGAGGCCGGTTTCGTTCATTACTCTGGGGGAGTGTACAATGCGCGGAACTGTGGGACTAGTGTAAATCATGCAGTGACGCTCGTTGGCTACGGCACGAGCCCGGAAGGGATGAAGTACTGGTTGGCTAAGAACTCTTGGGGTAAGACTTGGGGAGAGAATGGTTACATTAGAATTCGTAGAGATGTGGAGTGGCCTCAAGGCATGTGTGGTGTAGCTCAGTATGCTTCTTATCCGGTTGCGTAA
- a CDS encoding Hydrolase-like protein family (Hydrolase-like protein family; FUNCTIONS IN: molecular_function unknown; INVOLVED IN: biological_process unknown; LOCATED IN: chloroplast; EXPRESSED IN: 22 plant structures; EXPRESSED DURING: 13 growth stages; CONTAINS InterPro DOMAIN/s: Protein of unknown function DUF676, hydrolase-like (InterPro:IPR007751); BEST Arabidopsis thaliana protein match is: alpha/beta-Hydrolases superfamily protein (TAIR:AT4G25770.1).), translated as MSTASSWIQQPPFRYLPDRGGFSKPSSRSARQFSSGVVSASASSPSPSSSCSCGYSEILNFDFGSNRSWNQQGRRVQAMSSTAQRKFSLSKGDSDDKNEPDHLLVLVHGILASPSDWLYVEAELKRRLGRRFLIYASSSNTFTKTFGGIDGAGKRLAEEVRQVVQKSKSLKKISFLAHSLGGLFSRHAVAVLYSAAMAQVSDVAVSQSGNSNLLRGRIAGLEPINFITLATPHLGVRGRKQLPFLLGVPILEKLAAPIAPFFVGRTGSQLFLTDGKADKPPLLLRMASDGEDLKFLSALGAFRSRIIYANVSYDLDMVGWRTSSIRRETELIKPSRRSLDGYKHVVDVEYCPPVSSDGAHFPPEAAKAKEAAQSSPSPQNTLEYHEIVEEEMIRGLQRLGWKKVDVSFHSTFWPYLAHNNIHVKSERLYKAGAGVIAHVADSIKQQESSTFITASL; from the exons ATGTCTACGGCTTCTTCTTGGATTCAACAACCTCCTTTTAGATACTTACCGGATCGTGGCGGTTTCTCTAAGCCAAGCTCTCGCAGCGCGCGGCAGTTTTCCTCCGGCGTTGTTTCAGCTTccgcttcttctccttcgccTTCATCCTCGTGCTCCTGTGGTTATTCGGAGATTTTGAATTTCGATTTCG gGTCAAACAGAAGCTGGAACCAACAGGGACGCAGGGTTCAGGCAATGAGTTCCACAGCCCAACGGAAATTTTCGCTATCGAAAGGCGACTCCGATGACAAAAATGAACctgatcatcttcttgttcttgtacATGGTATTTTGGCCAG TCCCAGCGACTGGCTCTACGTAGAAGCTGAGCTGAAAAGACGCCTTGGAAGAAGATTCTTGATTTATG CAAGTTCTTCCAATACCTTCACTAAAACATTTGGCGGGATCGATGGAGCTGGAAAACGACTAGCAGAAGAG GTTAGACAAGTTGTCCAAAAGAGCAAGAGCTTAAAGAAGATTTCGTTTTTAGCCCACTCCCTCGGTGGCTTATTTTCCAGACATGCTGTTGCTGTTCTTTACTCAGCAGCAATGGCACAAGTAAGTGATGTTGCTGTCTCTCAATCTGGCAATTCAAATCTTCTGCGAGGTAGGATTGCGGGGCTAGAACCGATTAATTTCATCACTTTGGCAACACCTCATCTAGGAGTGAGAGGCAGAAAGCag CTGCCTTTTCTGTTGGGAGTTCCTATTCTTGAGAAACTTGCTGCACCAATAGCTCCATTCTTTGTTGGTCGGACTGGTAGTCAGTTGTTCCTCACTGATGGTAAAGCTGATAAACCACCTCTTCTTTTGAGGATGGCATCTGATGGTGAAGATCTGAAATTCTT ATCGGCGCTGGGGGCATTTCGAAGTCGCATTATATATGCAAACGTATCTTATGACC TAGACATGGTTGGTTGGCGTACATCTTCCATTAGGAGAGAAACTGAACTTATCAAG CCTTCACGCCGGTCTCTGGATGGATACAAGcatgttgttgatgttgaaTACTGTCCACCTGTTTCATCAGATGGTGCCCATTTCCCTCCAGAAGCTGCTAAAGCCAAGGAGGCCGCACAAAGCTCTCCTAGCCCTCAGAACACACTTGAGTATCATGAAATTGTGGAAG AGGAAATGATCCGCGGTCTGCAGAGGTTGGGGTGGAAGAAAGTTGATGTCAGCTTCCACTCCACCTTCTGGCCTTACTTAGCTCATAACAACATTCAC GTGAAAAGTGAAAGACTTTACAAAGCAGGAGCTGGAGTTATTGCACACGTTGCAGATAGTATAAAACAGCAAGAGTCTTCCACGTTTATTACCGCCAGCTTATAA
- a CDS encoding Heavy metal transport/detoxification superfamily protein encodes MTTVVEMEVPMDCPGCENKVRKALEKMNGVHDVQIDIKQQRVTVTGSAEQKKVLKVARNVTKRDICLWSYPYHPESNGYNDRYFKKKFRKRINMSVNGEKVSSYNYHKHGYHGHEHGYYQERPYSGLINPSASSMFSEENPHFCSIM; translated from the exons ATGACAACG GTAGTGGAAATGGAAGTGCCAATGGACTGTCCCGGTTGCGAGAACAAAGTTAGGAAAGCTCTTGAAAAGATGAACG GAGTCCACGATGTTCAGATAGACATAAAACAGCAGAGAGTAACGGTGACTGGTTCGGCCGAGCAGAAGAAAGTTCTGAAAGTTGCAAGGAATGTTACAAAGAGAGATATATGCTTATGGTCGTACCCTTACCACCCTGAATCTAATGGATATAACGACAGGTActtcaagaagaagtttcGCAAAAGAATCAACATGTCGGTGAACGGTGAGAAAGTGAGTTCCTATAACTACCACAAGCATGGCTACCACGGACACGAGCATGGATACTATCAAGAACGGCCTTATTCAGGTCTTATCAATCCGAGCGCTAGCTCCATGTTCAGTGAAGAAAACCCTCATTTCTGCAGCATCATGTGA
- a CDS encoding Ribosomal protein L34 (Ribosomal protein L34; FUNCTIONS IN: structural constituent of ribosome; INVOLVED IN: translation, ribosome biogenesis; LOCATED IN: ribosome, intracellular, chloroplast; EXPRESSED IN: 22 plant structures; EXPRESSED DURING: 13 growth stages; CONTAINS InterPro DOMAIN/s: Ribosomal protein L34 (InterPro:IPR000271); Has 615 Blast hits to 615 proteins in 261 species: Archae - 0; Bacteria - 556; Metazoa - 0; Fungi - 11; Plants - 33; Viruses - 0; Other Eukaryotes - 15 (source: NCBI BLink).): MASLSTSVVASASSRLWNPAASNGKICVPSASLSLRTGCRRSSSSLTSSASSQLLHCSFLSSPVSLASPFSGLSIAFDLSSQTSGLNGQRRRGLVVRAGKAALCQTKRSRSRKSLARTHGFRRRMRTTSGRATIKRRRAKGRWNLCPKSNPSSGKRA; encoded by the exons ATGGCTTCCTTATCCACTTCCGTTGTAGCTTCGGCTTCGTCGCGTTTATGGAATCCTGCTGCCTCCAACGGCAAGATTTGCGTTCCTTCTGCTTCGCTTTCTCTGCGTACGGGTTGTAGACGGAGTTCGTCCTCTCTCACTTCTTCCGCTTCTTCGCAATTGCTTCATTGCTCGTTTCTCTCGTCGCCTGTTTCCCTAGCGTCTCCATTTTCTG GTTTGTCCATTGCGTTTGATCTCAGCAGTCAAACTAGTGGACTGAATGGCCAGAGACGCAGAGGCCTTGTGGTTAGAGCTGGAAAAGCTGCTCTGTGTCAAACTAAGAGAAGCAGATCAAGAAAATCTCTAGCTAGGACTCATGGTTTCCGTAGAAGGATGAGGACCACTAGCGGTAGAGCAACCATAAAGCGTCGACGTGCCAAGGGACGTTGGAACCTCTGTCCCAAGTCCAACCCTAGCAGCGGCAAACGGGCTTGA
- a CDS encoding Hydrolase-like protein family (Hydrolase-like protein family; FUNCTIONS IN: molecular_function unknown; INVOLVED IN: biological_process unknown; LOCATED IN: chloroplast; EXPRESSED IN: 22 plant structures; EXPRESSED DURING: 13 growth stages; CONTAINS InterPro DOMAIN/s: Protein of unknown function DUF676, hydrolase-like (InterPro:IPR007751); BEST Arabidopsis thaliana protein match is: alpha/beta-Hydrolases superfamily protein (TAIR:AT4G25770.1); Has 35333 Blast hits to 34131 proteins in 2444 species: Archae - 798; Bacteria - 22429; Metazoa - 974; Fungi - 991; Plants - 531; Viruses - 0; Other Eukaryotes - 9610 (source: NCBI BLink).), translating to MSTASSWIQQPPFRYLPDRGGFSKPSSRSARQFSSGVVSASASSPSPSSSCSCGYSEILNFDFGSNRSWNQQGRRVQAMSSTAQRKFSLSKGDSDDKNEPDHLLVLVHGILASPSDWLYVEAELKRRLGRRFLIYASSSNTFTKTFGGIDGAGKRLAEEVRQVVQKSKSLKKISFLAHSLGGLFSRHAVAVLYSAAMAQVSDVAVSQSGNSNLLRGRIAGLEPINFITLATPHLGVRGRKQLPFLLGVPILEKLAAPIAPFFVGRTGSQLFLTDGKADKPPLLLRMASDGEDLKFLSALGAFRSRIIYANVSYDHMVGWRTSSIRRETELIKPSRRSLDGYKHVVDVEYCPPVSSDGAHFPPEAAKAKEAAQSSPSPQNTLEYHEIVEEEMIRGLQRLGWKKVDVSFHSTFWPYLAHNNIHVKSERLYKAGAGVIAHVADSIKQQESSTFITASL from the exons ATGTCTACGGCTTCTTCTTGGATTCAACAACCTCCTTTTAGATACTTACCGGATCGTGGCGGTTTCTCTAAGCCAAGCTCTCGCAGCGCGCGGCAGTTTTCCTCCGGCGTTGTTTCAGCTTccgcttcttctccttcgccTTCATCCTCGTGCTCCTGTGGTTATTCGGAGATTTTGAATTTCGATTTCG gGTCAAACAGAAGCTGGAACCAACAGGGACGCAGGGTTCAGGCAATGAGTTCCACAGCCCAACGGAAATTTTCGCTATCGAAAGGCGACTCCGATGACAAAAATGAACctgatcatcttcttgttcttgtacATGGTATTTTGGCCAG TCCCAGCGACTGGCTCTACGTAGAAGCTGAGCTGAAAAGACGCCTTGGAAGAAGATTCTTGATTTATG CAAGTTCTTCCAATACCTTCACTAAAACATTTGGCGGGATCGATGGAGCTGGAAAACGACTAGCAGAAGAG GTTAGACAAGTTGTCCAAAAGAGCAAGAGCTTAAAGAAGATTTCGTTTTTAGCCCACTCCCTCGGTGGCTTATTTTCCAGACATGCTGTTGCTGTTCTTTACTCAGCAGCAATGGCACAAGTAAGTGATGTTGCTGTCTCTCAATCTGGCAATTCAAATCTTCTGCGAGGTAGGATTGCGGGGCTAGAACCGATTAATTTCATCACTTTGGCAACACCTCATCTAGGAGTGAGAGGCAGAAAGCag CTGCCTTTTCTGTTGGGAGTTCCTATTCTTGAGAAACTTGCTGCACCAATAGCTCCATTCTTTGTTGGTCGGACTGGTAGTCAGTTGTTCCTCACTGATGGTAAAGCTGATAAACCACCTCTTCTTTTGAGGATGGCATCTGATGGTGAAGATCTGAAATTCTT ATCGGCGCTGGGGGCATTTCGAAGTCGCATTATATATGCAAACGTATCTTATGACC ACATGGTTGGTTGGCGTACATCTTCCATTAGGAGAGAAACTGAACTTATCAAG CCTTCACGCCGGTCTCTGGATGGATACAAGcatgttgttgatgttgaaTACTGTCCACCTGTTTCATCAGATGGTGCCCATTTCCCTCCAGAAGCTGCTAAAGCCAAGGAGGCCGCACAAAGCTCTCCTAGCCCTCAGAACACACTTGAGTATCATGAAATTGTGGAAG AGGAAATGATCCGCGGTCTGCAGAGGTTGGGGTGGAAGAAAGTTGATGTCAGCTTCCACTCCACCTTCTGGCCTTACTTAGCTCATAACAACATTCAC GTGAAAAGTGAAAGACTTTACAAAGCAGGAGCTGGAGTTATTGCACACGTTGCAGATAGTATAAAACAGCAAGAGTCTTCCACGTTTATTACCGCCAGCTTATAA
- a CDS encoding Cysteine proteinases superfamily protein (Cysteine proteinases superfamily protein; FUNCTIONS IN: cysteine-type endopeptidase activity, cysteine-type peptidase activity; INVOLVED IN: proteolysis; LOCATED IN: endomembrane system; CONTAINS InterPro DOMAIN/s: Proteinase inhibitor I29, cathepsin propeptide (InterPro:IPR013201), Peptidase C1A, papain (InterPro:IPR013128), Peptidase C1A, papain C-terminal (InterPro:IPR000668), Peptidase, cysteine peptidase active site (InterPro:IPR000169); BEST Arabidopsis thaliana protein match is: Papain family cysteine protease (TAIR:AT1G29080.1); Has 7435 Blast hits to 7380 proteins in 647 species: Archae - 33; Bacteria - 74; Metazoa - 3227; Fungi - 2; Plants - 1844; Viruses - 137; Other Eukaryotes - 2118 (source: NCBI BLink).), with protein sequence MVSVRSVFVALTILSMDLRISQARPHVTLNEQSIVDYHQQWMTQFSRVYKDESEKEMRLKVFKKNLKFIENFNNMGNQSYTLGVNEFTDWKTEEFLATHTGLRVNVTSLSELFNKTKPSRNWNMSDIDMEDESKDWRDEGAVTPVKYQGACRLTKISGKNLLTLSEQQLIDCDIEKNGGCNGGEFEEAFKYIIKNGGVSLETEYPYQVKKESCRANARRAPHTQIRGFQMVPSHNERALLEAVRRQPVSVLIDARADSFGHYKGGVYAGLDCGTDVNHAVTIVGYGTMSGLNYWVLKNSWGESWGENGYMRIRRDVEWPQGMCGIAQVAAYPVF encoded by the exons ATGGTGTCTGTACGATCTGTGTTCGTGGCTCTAACCATTCTTTCCATGGATCTAAGGATCTCTCAAGCCAGACCTCATGTCACTTTGAACGAGCAATCAATTGTTGATTACCACCAACAATGGATGACTCAATTCTCTCGAGTTTACAAGGATGAATCCGAGAAAGAAATGAGGCTTAAAGTGTTcaagaaaaacttgaaattcATTGAGAACTTCAATAATATGGGGAACCAAAGCTATACACTTGGTGTCAACGAGTTCACGGATTGGAAAACAGAAGAGTTCCTTGCGACCCACACCGGCCTCCGCGTTAACGTAACTTCACTATCCGAACTATTTAATAAAACGAAGCCATCAAGGAATTGGAACATGAGTGATATCGACATGGAAGACGAAAGCAAAGACTGGAGAGACGAAGGAGCTGTAACACCTGTTAAATATCAAGGAGCATGTC GTTTGACAAAGATATCTGGCAAAAATCTATTAACACTGTCCGAACAACAGCTAATAGATTGCGACATAGAGAAAAACGGTGGTTGCAATGGCGGagaatttgaagaagcttTCAAGTACATAATAAAAAACGGAGGCGTTTCTTTAGAAACGGAATACCCTTACCAAGTGAAAAAGGAGAGTTGTCGTGCCAACGCCAGACGCGCCCCACATACACAGATTAGAGGGTTTCAAATGGTTCCAAGCCACAACGAGCGTGCGTTGCTCGAGGCCGTAAGAAGACAGCCCGTCTCGGTGTTGATTGACGCAAGAGCGGACAGTTTCGGTCATTACAAAGGGGGAGTGTACGCTGGGCTGGACTGTGGGACAGACGTGAATCATGCAGTGACGATCGTTGGGTACGGAACGATGAGTGGGCTCAACTACTGGGTTCTTAAGAACTCTTGGGGTGAGAGTTGGGGAGAAAATGGTTACATGAGGATCCGTAGAGATGTGGAGTGGCCTCAAGGAATGTGTGGTATAGCTCAGGTTGCTGCTTATCCGgttttttaa
- a CDS encoding Cysteine proteinases superfamily protein (Cysteine proteinases superfamily protein; FUNCTIONS IN: cysteine-type endopeptidase activity, cysteine-type peptidase activity; INVOLVED IN: proteolysis; LOCATED IN: endomembrane system; EXPRESSED IN: sperm cell; CONTAINS InterPro DOMAIN/s: Peptidase C1A, papain (InterPro:IPR013128), Proteinase inhibitor I29, cathepsin propeptide (InterPro:IPR013201), Peptidase C1A, papain C-terminal (InterPro:IPR000668), Peptidase, cysteine peptidase active site (InterPro:IPR000169); BEST Arabidopsis thaliana protein match is: Cysteine proteinases superfamily protein (TAIR:AT2G34080.1); Has 7810 Blast hits to 7748 proteins in 713 species: Archae - 51; Bacteria - 224; Metazoa - 3316; Fungi - 4; Plants - 1901; Viruses - 135; Other Eukaryotes - 2179 (source: NCBI BLink).), whose protein sequence is MCDSFINNKMTSILFMLVSLTILSMNLKVSQATSRVTFHEPIVAEHHQQWMTRFSRVYSDELEKQMRFDVFKKNLKFIEKFNKKGDRTYKLGVNEFADWTREEFIATHTGLKGVNGIPSSEFVDEMIPSWNWNVSDVAGRETKDWRYEGAVTPVKYQGQCGCCWAFSSVAAVEGLTKIVGNNLVSLSEQQLLDCDRERDNGCNGGIMSDAFSYIIKNRGIASEASYPYQAAEGTCRYNGKPSAWIRGFQTVPSNNERALLEAVSKQPVSVSIDADGPGFMHYSGGVYDEPYCGTNVNHAVTFVGYGTSPEGIKYWLAKNSWGETWGENGYIRIRRDVAWPQGMCGVAQYAFYPVA, encoded by the exons ATGTGTGATTCTTTcatcaataacaaaatgaCATCGATATTATTCATGCTCGTGAGTCTAACAATTCTTTCCATGAATCTAAAAGTCTCTCAAGCCACATCTCGTGTCACCTTCCACGAGCCGATCGTTGCTGAACACCATCAGCAATGGATGACTCGGTTCTCTCGAGTTTACAGTGACGAGCTCGAGAAACAAATGAGATTCGATGTGTTCAAGAAAAACTTGAAGTTCATTGAGAAATTTAATAAGAAAGGGGATAGAACCTACAAGCTTGGTGTCAACGAGTTTGCGGATTGGACCAGAGAGGAATTCATTGCCACTCACACCGGCCTCAAGGGGGTTAACGGGATTCCATCCTCTGAATTTGTCGATGAAATGATACCTTCTTGGAATTGGAATGTCAGTGATGTCGCTGGCCGTGAGACCAAAGATTGGAGATACGAAGGAGCTGTAACACCTGTTAAATACCAAGGCCAATGTG GATGTTGTTGGGCATTCTCAAGCGTCGCAGCGGTGGAAGGTTTGACAAAGATTGTTGGAAACAACCTAGTATCATTGTCTGAACAACAACTTCTAGATTGCGACAGAGAGCGTGACAACGGTTGCAACGGTGGAATAATGTCAGACGCTTTCAGCTATATAATCAAAAACCGAGGCATTGCCTCAGAGGCATCATACCCTTACCAAGCGGCAGAGGGGACATGCCGGTACAATGGGAAACCCTCCGCATGGATCAGAGGGTTCCAGACCGTTCCAAGCAACAACGAGCGTGCATTGCTCGAGGCTGTATCCAAGCAGCCTGTCTCAGTGTCCATTGACGCGGATGGGCCCGGTTTCATGCATTACTCAGGGGGAGTGTACGATGAGCCGTACTGTGGGACCAACGTGAACCATGCAGTGACGTTCGTTGGATACGGAACGAGCCCAGAGGGGATCAAGTACTGGCTGGCTAAGAACTCGTGGGGTGAGACTTGGGGAGAGAATGGTTACATTAGGATCCGTAGAGATGTGGCATGGCCTCAAGGCATGTGTGGTGTGGCTCAGTATGCTTTTTATCCGGTTGCCTAA
- a CDS encoding Target SNARE coiled-coil domain protein — protein sequence MHSDLDDEILGLHGQVRQLKNIAQEIGSEAKSQRDFLDELQMTLIRAQAGVKNNIRKLNLSIIRSGNNHIMHVVLFALLLFFILYMWSKMFKR from the exons ATGCACTCTGACCTGGATGATGAGATTCTAGGTCTCCATGGCCAAGTCAGGCAattgaaaaat ATTGCTCAAGAAATTGGGTCAGAAGCAAAGTCTCAGAGGGACTTCTTAGATGAACTG CAAATGACATTGATCAGAGCGCAAGCAGGGGTGAAGAACAACATAAGGAAACTGAACCTAAGCATAATCCGTAGTGGTAACAACCACATAATGCACGTAGTTCTTTTCGCGCTCCTCCTCTTCTTTATCCTCTACATGTGGTCCAAGATGTTCAaaagatag